One window of Gloeothece citriformis PCC 7424 genomic DNA carries:
- a CDS encoding cobalt transporter, translating into MRHQNKPLLKALLITTLLLSVQKVALSHVGHGDEFQATGGIERVQVNAQTDSMLGIVVEPIEQAAPDGVGVMIPSSAVVDANDKQLVFVQYENFYEPVEVTTGATQGDLIQVTKELSIGEKLVTQGSLSLYAESRKTQTSEPSIVSEQTPKDEAHQKADAQGIPHSHDASGNLVENSQSETTPESNKSGMGIVAAVGGGAALLIGAIAIIGGRKKKRIFSNKR; encoded by the coding sequence ATGCGCCACCAAAACAAACCCTTACTAAAAGCTCTACTTATTACAACACTTTTGTTGTCTGTGCAAAAAGTCGCTCTATCTCATGTCGGTCATGGGGACGAGTTTCAGGCAACCGGTGGAATTGAACGAGTACAAGTCAATGCCCAAACCGATTCTATGTTAGGTATTGTGGTTGAACCCATCGAGCAAGCCGCCCCCGATGGAGTAGGGGTAATGATTCCCTCTAGCGCAGTCGTAGACGCAAACGATAAGCAACTGGTGTTTGTGCAATATGAAAATTTTTATGAACCTGTAGAAGTGACGACTGGGGCAACTCAGGGCGACCTGATTCAAGTTACGAAAGAATTGTCAATTGGGGAAAAACTGGTTACTCAGGGAAGTTTGTCTCTGTATGCCGAATCTCGCAAAACTCAAACCTCAGAACCCTCCATTGTCAGTGAGCAGACTCCTAAAGATGAAGCTCATCAAAAAGCAGATGCTCAAGGGATACCTCATAGTCACGATGCCTCTGGTAATCTCGTCGAGAATAGTCAAAGCGAAACAACTCCAGAATCCAATAAATCCGGGATGGGAATTGTAGCCGCCGTTGGTGGAGGAGCAGCACTTTTAATAGGGGCGATCGCAATTATAGGGGGTCGTAAGAAAAAGAGAATCTTTTCTAACAAGAGATAA